A genomic segment from Aegilops tauschii subsp. strangulata cultivar AL8/78 chromosome 1, Aet v6.0, whole genome shotgun sequence encodes:
- the LOC109750852 gene encoding putative cyclin-dependent kinase F-2 gives MGVAALDDVVAATLARKSQRAPATPPGSGRFHRLEVIGAGTFGVVYRARDRRTGEIVAMKCLRASDGGDAGRYLSDFAAEVSALEACSRHPSIVQPRASGHLDSEAFLAMEFAGPTLRYVMKHVRFGRRHTELEVRVLMRQLCAGARRINRLGLMHRDLKPDNVLVDSHGNLKICDLGLSCSMADGPPYSSPVGTRGYRAPELLLGCTDWANSFCATFLR, from the coding sequence ATGGGCGTCGCTGCCCTAGACGACGTGGTCGCGGCCACACTGGCGCGCAAGAGTCAGAGAGCGCCGGCCACTCCCCCAGGCAGCGGCCGCTTCCACCGGCTCGAGGTGATCGGCGCAGGAACGTTTGGCGTCGTCTACCGGGCCAGGGACCGCCGCACAGGAGAGATCGTGGCGATGAAGTGTCTTCGTGCGAGCGACGGCGGCGACGCAGGCCGCTACCTCTCCGACTTCGCGGCCGAGGTCAGCGCCCTCGAGGCGTGCAGCCGGCACCCGTCCATCGTGCAGCCACGCGCCTCCGGCCACCTCGACAGCGAGGCCTTCCTTGCCATGGAGTTTGCGGGGCCAACTCTTAGGTACGTCATGAAGCATGTCCGATTCGGGAGGAGGCACACTGAGTTGGAGGTTCGCGTGCTCATGAGACAACTTTGCGCCGGCGCGAGGAGGATCAATCGCCTCGGTCTGATGCACCGTGACTTGAAGCCAGATAACGTGCTTGTCGACAGCCATGGGAACCTCAAGATCTGCGACCTAGGGCTGTCGTGCAGCATGGCTGATGGGCCGCCCTACTCCAGCCCCGTCGGGACACGGGGATACCGCGCGCCAGAGCTCCTTCTTGGGTGCACGGATTGGGCCAATAGCTTCTGTGCGACGTTTTTGAGGTGA